The Janthinobacterium lividum genome has a window encoding:
- a CDS encoding enoyl-CoA hydratase: protein MSKVYTNLLLERRGHTALVTLDNPPAHTWTLASLNALTQLVADLNADPDVYALVITGGGAKFFSAGADLNVFADGNKDTAFAMAAAFGEAFEALSAFRGVSIAAINGYAMGGGLECALACDIRIAEEHAQMALPEASVGLLPCAGGTQHLPWLVGEGWAKRMILCGERVDAAKALAIGLVEEVVPTGKAAATALALAAKVARQSPSSVTACKTLIQGARSHPLVNSLPDERTLFLGLFDTQDQKEGVQAFLEKRPAEWRNG from the coding sequence ATGAGCAAAGTGTATACCAACCTGCTGCTGGAACGCCGCGGCCATACGGCCCTGGTGACCCTCGACAACCCACCGGCCCACACGTGGACCCTGGCCAGCCTGAACGCGCTGACGCAGCTGGTGGCCGACCTGAATGCCGACCCGGACGTGTATGCGCTGGTGATCACAGGCGGCGGCGCCAAGTTCTTCTCGGCCGGCGCCGACCTGAACGTGTTTGCCGATGGCAACAAGGATACGGCATTCGCCATGGCCGCCGCCTTTGGCGAGGCCTTCGAAGCGCTGTCCGCGTTTCGCGGCGTCAGCATCGCCGCCATCAATGGCTATGCCATGGGCGGCGGGCTCGAATGCGCGCTGGCCTGCGATATCCGCATTGCCGAGGAGCATGCGCAGATGGCCTTGCCGGAAGCGTCCGTCGGCTTGCTGCCGTGCGCGGGCGGCACGCAGCACTTGCCATGGCTGGTGGGCGAAGGCTGGGCCAAGCGCATGATACTGTGTGGCGAGCGCGTCGATGCGGCCAAGGCCCTGGCCATCGGCCTGGTCGAGGAAGTCGTGCCAACCGGCAAGGCTGCCGCCACGGCGCTGGCCCTGGCGGCCAAGGTGGCGCGCCAGAGCCCCAGTAGCGTGACGGCGTGCAAGACCCTGATCCAGGGTGCGCGCAGCCATCCGCTGGTCAACTCCCTGCCCGATGAACGCACCCTGTTCCTTGGCCTGTTCGATACGCAAGACCAGAAAGAGGGCGTGCAAGCGTTCCTGGAAAAACGTCCGGCGGAGTGGCGCAATGGCTGA